A genome region from Nocardia sp. NBC_00565 includes the following:
- a CDS encoding DUF397 domain-containing protein, with product MNIDLFGALWFKSTRSSGSQDCVEVAHLDGGMVGVRDSKNPAGPALVFTSGEWQAFTAGLVDGEFERQ from the coding sequence GTGAACATCGACCTGTTCGGAGCGCTCTGGTTTAAAAGCACACGTAGCAGTGGCTCGCAAGACTGTGTAGAAGTCGCACATCTGGACGGCGGCATGGTCGGTGTTCGTGACTCCAAGAACCCGGCCGGTCCAGCGCTGGTGTTCACCTCCGGCGAGTGGCAAGCGTTCACCGCTGGCCTTGTCGACGGCGAGTTCGAGCGCCAGTAG
- a CDS encoding DUF397 domain-containing protein, with protein MSIDLSGALWFKSTYSAGGSDCVEVAHLHGGMVGVRDSKNPTGPALVFTPGEWQAFTAGVVDGEFKRQ; from the coding sequence ATGAGTATTGACCTGTCCGGAGCGCTCTGGTTCAAGAGCACCTACAGCGCGGGAGGGAGCGACTGTGTAGAAGTAGCGCATCTGCACGGGGGCATGGTCGGTGTTCGTGACTCCAAGAATCCGACCGGTCCGGCGCTGGTGTTCACCCCTGGCGAGTGGCAAGCGTTCACCGCTGGTGTTGTCGACGGTGAGTTCAAGCGCCAGTAG
- a CDS encoding DUF397 domain-containing protein, protein MNVDLSGARWFKSTRSSGTQDCVEVAHLDGGMVGVRDSKNPAGPALVFTPGEWQAFTAGVADGEFERQ, encoded by the coding sequence GTGAACGTTGATCTGTCGGGGGCACGATGGTTCAAGAGCACACGCAGCAGCGGCACACAAGACTGTGTAGAAGTTGCACATCTGGACGGCGGCATGGTCGGTGTACGTGACAGCAAGAACCCGGCCGGTCCAGCGCTGGTGTTCACCCCTGGTGAGTGGCAGGCGTTCACCGCTGGTGTTGCCGACGGCGAGTTCGAGCGCCAGTAG